The Hydra vulgaris chromosome 11, alternate assembly HydraT2T_AEP genome contains a region encoding:
- the LOC100211447 gene encoding phytanoyl-CoA dioxygenase domain-containing protein 1 isoform X3, which produces MAQFIDKVDINAVVDQFVTNGYAVIEDFLSSDECDLLRERSKHYIETLDISTHPRSVFSTENQKNDEYFMTSQDKVRCFFEEGVFNEDGTLAKDKLLAVNKIGHGLHHVDDVFKKVTFHPLIQKVIKGLDFFEPVVVQSMVIFKQAHIGGVVLPHQDGTFLINDPPKVVGVWIALEDATVDNACLWFIPGSQHNPITRKMIRNPTNDGNIFTAPPDVYDSTKFVAAPVKKGSAIVIHGQVVHKSEKNVSDQSRFIYTFHIAEKKETIWSDENWLQETDSYKFPYLYNVTRN; this is translated from the exons ATGGCacaatttattgataaagtgGACATAAATGCAGTTGTTGACCAA tttgttactAATGGTTACGCTGTAATAGAAGACTTTTTATCCTCTGATGAATGTGATCTTTTAAGAGAAAGATCCAAGCATTATATTGAAACGCTTGATATTTCAACCCATCCTCGCTCAGTTTTTTCAACTGAAAACCAG AAAAATGATGAATACTTCATGACCAGTCAAGATAAAGTTCGTTGTTTCTTTGAAGAAGGAGTTTTTAACGAAGATG GCACACTAGCAAAAGATAAACTTTTAGCTGTCAATAAAATTGGTCatg gtttgcatcatgttgatgatgtttttaaaaaggttaCATTTCATCCATTAATACag aaagtAATCAAAGGATTGGATTTTTTTGAACCAGTTGTTGTTCAAAGTATGGTTATATTCAAg caaGCACACATTGGAGGTGTag TTCTCCCTCACCAAGATGGAACGTTTCTTATTAATGATCCTCCTAAAGTTGTTGGGGTTTGGATAGCCCTAGAGGACGCAACAGTTGATAATGCTTGTCTGTGGTTTATTCCTGGTTCACAACACA ATCCAATTACCCGGAAGATGATCAGAAATCCCACCAATGatggaaatatttttactgCACCACCTGATGTATATGACAGTACAAAGTTTGTTGCTGCACCAGTAAAGAAAG GTTCTGCTATAGTTATCCATGGTCAGGTTGTCCACAAGAGCGAAAAAAATGTCTCTGATCAATCTcgttttatttacacttttcaCATTGCTGAGAAAAAAGAGACTATCTGGAGTGATGAAAATTG GTTACAAGAAACTGATTCATACAAATTTCCGTACCTTTACAAC GTTACAAGAAACTGA
- the LOC100211447 gene encoding phytanoyl-CoA dioxygenase domain-containing protein 1 isoform X2 codes for MAQFIDKVDINAVVDQFVTNGYAVIEDFLSSDECDLLRERSKHYIETLDISTHPRSVFSTENQKNDEYFMTSQDKVRCFFEEGVFNEDGTLAKDKLLAVNKIGHGLHHVDDVFKKVTFHPLIQKVIKGLDFFEPVVVQSMVIFKQAHIGGVVLPHQDGTFLINDPPKVVGVWIALEDATVDNACLWFIPGSQHNPITRKMIRNPTNDGNIFTAPPDVYDSTKFVAAPVKKGSAIVIHGQVVHKSEKNVSDQSRFIYTFHIAEKKETIWSDENWLQETDSYKFPYLYNVTRN; via the exons ATGGCacaatttattgataaagtgGACATAAATGCAGTTGTTGACCAA tttgttactAATGGTTACGCTGTAATAGAAGACTTTTTATCCTCTGATGAATGTGATCTTTTAAGAGAAAGATCCAAGCATTATATTGAAACGCTTGATATTTCAACCCATCCTCGCTCAGTTTTTTCAACTGAAAACCAG AAAAATGATGAATACTTCATGACCAGTCAAGATAAAGTTCGTTGTTTCTTTGAAGAAGGAGTTTTTAACGAAGATG GCACACTAGCAAAAGATAAACTTTTAGCTGTCAATAAAATTGGTCatg gtttgcatcatgttgatgatgtttttaaaaaggttaCATTTCATCCATTAATACag aaagtAATCAAAGGATTGGATTTTTTTGAACCAGTTGTTGTTCAAAGTATGGTTATATTCAAg caaGCACACATTGGAGGTGTag TTCTCCCTCACCAAGATGGAACGTTTCTTATTAATGATCCTCCTAAAGTTGTTGGGGTTTGGATAGCCCTAGAGGACGCAACAGTTGATAATGCTTGTCTGTGGTTTATTCCTGGTTCACAACACA ATCCAATTACCCGGAAGATGATCAGAAATCCCACCAATGatggaaatatttttactgCACCACCTGATGTATATGACAGTACAAAGTTTGTTGCTGCACCAGTAAAGAAAG GTTCTGCTATAGTTATCCATGGTCAGGTTGTCCACAAGAGCGAAAAAAATGTCTCTGATCAATCTcgttttatttacacttttcaCATTGCTGAGAAAAAAGAGACTATCTGGAGTGATGAAAATTG GTTACAAGAAACTGATTCATACAAATTTCCGTACCTTTACAACGTTACAAGAAACTGA
- the LOC100215042 gene encoding serine dehydratase-like, producing MKSLKKKDIETPLVEKIYSDKSLHIETPLIEKIDSDKSYKIFFKLENTQPSGSFKLRGIGYHCQKLIERGCCHFVSSSGGNAGLAVAYVGFKLEVPVTVFVPETTAIQVIHTLEKEHAKVYVKGSVWDEAHFYAQKFVEEHKGSTLVHPFDHPEIWSGHSTIIHEIKLKLPAPPSAILLSVGGGGLLCGVLEGLHAVGWSGVPVITFETIGADCFNKAIEAGYPIKLPEIKSIAKCLGSLSVLPNALEWYGKHKIFSHVVTDKTAVLACLQFANDHKMLVEPACGASLSAIYNDTLETLHKIGSIPDLSSIVVIVCGGQAVNLDDIQMWKEMFEL from the coding sequence atgaaaagtttgaaaaaaaaagatatagaaaCACCACTAGTTGAGAAAATATACAGTGATAAAAGTTTACATATAGAAACACCATTAATTGAGAAAATAGACAGtgataaaagttacaaaatatttttcaagctAGAAAATACACAGCCAAGCGGTTCTTTTAAGTTAAGAGGTATTGGTTATCATTgtcaaaaattaattgaaagagGTTGTTGTCATTTTGTTTCATCATCAGGTGGAAATGCAGGATTAGCTGTTGCATATGTTGGATTCAAACTTGAAGTGCCAGTAACAGTTTTTGTACCAGAGACAACTGCAATTCAAGTTATACATACACTTGAAAAAGAACATGCCAAAGTTTATGTTAAAGGTTCTGTTTGGGATGAAGCACATTTTTATGCTCAAAAGTTTGTTGAAGAACACAAAGGTTCTACTTTAGTACACCCCTTTGATCATCCAGAAATTTGGAGTGGTCATTCAACCATTATACATGAAATAAAGCTAAAATTGCCAGCACCTCCGAGTGCAATTTTACTCAGTGTAGGAGGTGGTGGACTTCTTTGTGGAGTTTTAGAAGGACTACATGCAGTAGGATGGTCTGGTGTACCTGTAATTACATTTGAGACAATTGGAGCAGATTGTTTTAACAAGGCAATAGAGGCAGGCTACCCCATTAAACTACCAGAAATTAAAAGTATTGCAAAATGCTTAGGTTCATTGTCTGTGTTACCAAATGCATTAGAATGGTAtggaaaacataaaattttctcCCATGTAGTCACTGATAAAACTGCAGTTTTAGCTTGTTTACAGTTTGCAAATGATCATAAAATGTTAGTTGAACCTGCTTGTGGAGCAAGTTTGAGTGCAATTTATAATGACACACTTGAAACATTACACAAAATAGGCAGTATTCCTGATTTAAGTAGCATAGTTGTAATTGTTTGTGGTGGTCAAGCAGTTAATCTGGATGATATTCAAATGTGGAAAGAAATGTTtgaattataa